The sequence ATCATCGGTACCATTATCTACATTTTGACGATCGTAGATGTGGTCAGAAGTAAATTTCACACTGATACAGATAAAGTGATCTGGGTACTGATCGTGATACTGCTTCCCTTAGTGGGAAGTATTTTATGGTTTTTGATCGGTAGGGGGAAGGCGGTGCTTTAATTTCCGAAGAGGTCTTTTAAGGCATGGTCAAGGGATGAATAGCGGAAACTATAGCCCCCACTGATGATTTTATCGCAGGAAATTTTATTGCCTCCCAGGATCATTTCTGCCATTTCTCCCAGTACAAGTTTAAGCAAAAAGCCTGGAACAGGAATGTTCACAAAAGGCTTTCCTTTGGCAGCGGCAGCTTTTCTAGTGAGTTCGCGATTGGTCACGGGCTGCGGGGCGACGGCGTTGTAGTATCCCGATATGTTATCAGCCTCTAGGGCATACACGTACATTTCGACCAAGTCCGTAAGGTGGATCCAGCTCATGTATTGTTCCCCGCTTCCAAGTGGTGCGGCAATGGGGGGTTGAAGCATTTGGGGCAGGGCGCCTCCTTTTTGGGAGAGGACTACTCCAGTACGGAAGGCCACGGTCCTGATGCCTAGTCCCTCAAATTGGAAGGCTGATTTTTCCCATGCTTCCACTACCAAGGAGAGGAAATCATCGCCCATTTTGCTTTCTTCATTGAGCCATGTTTCCCCATTGTCCAAGCCGTAATAATTGGCTCCGCTGGCCGAGATAAAAGTGCTGGGTTTGTTTTCCAAGAGCCTTACTTGATCAAAAAGCAGCTTCGTAGACTGGGTACGACTTTCCAGAATCAGTTTTTTGCGCGAGGCGGTCCACCTTTTTTCCGCT comes from Echinicola vietnamensis DSM 17526 and encodes:
- a CDS encoding TIGR01777 family oxidoreductase, with protein sequence MNNILITGGSGLIGQALTKALEAKGYAVAWLSRNPEKQTQKSFAWDIQKGHLDTQALEWADAIIHLAGAGVAEKRWTASRKKLILESRTQSTKLLFDQVRLLENKPSTFISASGANYYGLDNGETWLNEESKMGDDFLSLVVEAWEKSAFQFEGLGIRTVAFRTGVVLSQKGGALPQMLQPPIAAPLGSGEQYMSWIHLTDLVEMYVYALEADNISGYYNAVAPQPVTNRELTRKAAAAKGKPFVNIPVPGFLLKLVLGEMAEMILGGNKISCDKIISGGYSFRYSSLDHALKDLFGN
- a CDS encoding PLDc N-terminal domain-containing protein, which gives rise to MGKLGIIGTIIYILTIVDVVRSKFHTDTDKVIWVLIVILLPLVGSILWFLIGRGKAVL